The proteins below are encoded in one region of Myxococcus guangdongensis:
- a CDS encoding serine/threonine protein kinase, whose product MKPEPSLSVRSAPHPSAPLPGSLGAFGPGARIQHYELIRQLGSGGMGTVFLARDTRLGRRVAIKLLHTKDAQFTQRFILEARTTARCGHENIVIIYEVGEAHGSPYMVLEYLQGQPMDKLLKSSPRLPPSRAVELMSPVLRALSCAHAHKIVHRDLKPENIIVTDAGTIKVLDFGIAKVLQGDERGAETDPRVLLEGLRLLPPPGRLDESSHLTRQGALLGTLAYMSPEQWGNGVGVDHRTDIWAVGIMLFRMLAGRHPLEPLRGPQLMVTAMMDEPMPQLRAVLPDIPGELASVVDRCLLKHKEQRFPDALAVLRALEPFLPGRFIPDVGVDESPYAGLGSFQEEDSARFFGRTRETAALVNRLQDRPLLAVVGPSGAGKSSFVRAGLVPVLKRSGIPWESLIIRPGRDPLAALASMVAPLVTSSPTLEEDLRKQQQISAHLRREPGYVGAVLRARARRERRRIVLFIDQFEELYTLVPDAAERRAFTACLSGIADDATSPIRVVLSLRSDFLDRVSEDERFMAELSPGLFFLTAPQQDGLRDALVQPAEMAGYRFESPAMVEQMLQHLETTPGALPLLQFAATRLWEARDPGRRLLTESAYQRMRGISGALATHADSVLAGLSSQERALARAVCLRLVTAERTRAIVSMEELRELTRDTDALQRLIDGWVQARLLVIQTGGSSGSSVELVHESLIGSWPTLKRWLDEGQEDAAFLEQLRAAARQWQAKSRDSGLLWRGEMADEARRFQRRYRGELPESQRAFLDAVGAQATRMARVKRAFIVGAVALVSMLFAAAAVTLVFIREAQQEAEHQALIALRAEATARNAEFLAKRSEADAQARLAEVRAKEEDRQAAQSRAEEASAQVEATNETLVLRNSELLTALKRAKWARFHANTAMRKAEQSALIARQARAEAERLLQREQERTLRIQSTLGSPFIETLK is encoded by the coding sequence ATGAAGCCAGAACCCTCGCTGTCCGTCCGCAGTGCGCCGCACCCCAGCGCTCCGCTCCCGGGGAGTCTCGGAGCCTTCGGCCCCGGAGCCCGCATCCAGCACTACGAGCTCATCCGTCAGCTCGGCAGTGGAGGCATGGGCACCGTCTTCCTGGCGCGGGACACGCGCCTGGGCCGCCGGGTGGCCATCAAGCTGCTGCACACGAAGGACGCGCAGTTCACCCAGCGCTTCATCCTGGAGGCCCGCACCACCGCGCGGTGCGGCCACGAGAACATCGTCATCATCTACGAGGTGGGCGAGGCCCACGGCAGCCCGTACATGGTGCTGGAGTACCTGCAGGGGCAGCCGATGGACAAGCTGCTCAAGAGCAGCCCGCGCCTGCCGCCCTCGCGCGCCGTGGAGCTGATGTCCCCGGTGCTGCGGGCGCTGTCGTGCGCGCACGCGCACAAGATCGTCCACCGCGACTTGAAGCCGGAGAACATCATCGTGACGGACGCGGGCACCATCAAGGTGCTCGACTTCGGCATCGCGAAGGTGCTGCAGGGGGACGAGCGCGGCGCGGAGACGGACCCGCGCGTCCTGCTCGAGGGCCTGCGGCTGCTCCCCCCGCCGGGCCGCCTGGACGAGTCGTCCCACCTGACGCGCCAGGGGGCGCTCCTGGGGACGCTGGCGTACATGTCCCCGGAGCAGTGGGGCAACGGCGTGGGCGTGGACCACCGCACGGACATCTGGGCGGTGGGCATCATGTTGTTCCGGATGCTCGCGGGCAGACATCCGCTGGAGCCGCTGCGGGGCCCCCAGCTGATGGTGACGGCGATGATGGACGAGCCGATGCCCCAGCTGCGCGCGGTGCTGCCGGACATCCCGGGGGAGCTGGCGTCGGTGGTGGACCGCTGCCTGCTCAAGCACAAGGAGCAGCGCTTCCCGGATGCGCTCGCGGTGCTGCGCGCGTTGGAGCCGTTCCTGCCCGGCCGGTTCATCCCCGACGTCGGCGTGGACGAGAGTCCCTACGCGGGGCTCGGCTCGTTCCAGGAGGAGGACTCGGCGCGGTTCTTCGGGCGGACGCGGGAGACGGCGGCGCTGGTCAACCGGCTGCAGGACCGGCCGCTGCTCGCCGTCGTCGGGCCCTCGGGCGCGGGCAAGTCGTCCTTCGTGCGCGCGGGCCTGGTGCCGGTGCTCAAGCGCTCGGGCATCCCCTGGGAGTCGCTCATCATCCGCCCGGGCAGAGACCCGCTGGCCGCGCTGGCCAGCATGGTGGCGCCGCTCGTCACGTCGTCCCCCACGCTGGAGGAGGACCTGCGCAAGCAGCAGCAGATCTCCGCCCACCTGCGCCGGGAGCCGGGCTACGTGGGCGCCGTGCTGCGGGCCCGCGCGCGGCGGGAGCGTCGGCGCATCGTGCTCTTCATCGACCAGTTCGAGGAGCTCTACACGCTGGTGCCGGACGCGGCCGAGCGCCGCGCCTTCACCGCCTGCCTGTCGGGCATCGCGGACGACGCCACGTCGCCCATCCGCGTGGTGCTCTCGCTGCGCTCGGACTTCCTGGACCGGGTGTCGGAGGACGAGCGCTTCATGGCGGAGCTGTCGCCGGGGCTCTTCTTCCTCACGGCGCCGCAGCAGGACGGACTGCGGGATGCGCTCGTGCAGCCCGCGGAGATGGCCGGCTATCGGTTCGAGTCCCCGGCGATGGTCGAGCAGATGCTCCAGCACCTGGAGACGACGCCGGGCGCGCTGCCGCTGCTCCAGTTCGCGGCCACGCGACTGTGGGAGGCGAGGGACCCGGGCCGGAGGCTGCTGACGGAGAGCGCGTACCAGCGGATGCGGGGCATCTCGGGGGCGCTGGCGACGCATGCGGACAGCGTGCTGGCGGGGTTGTCGTCACAGGAGCGGGCGCTGGCCCGCGCGGTGTGCTTGCGGCTGGTCACCGCGGAGCGCACGCGCGCGATCGTGTCGATGGAGGAGCTGCGGGAGCTGACGCGGGACACCGACGCGCTCCAGCGGCTCATCGATGGGTGGGTGCAGGCGCGGCTGCTGGTCATCCAGACGGGAGGGAGCTCGGGCTCGTCGGTGGAGCTGGTGCACGAGTCGCTCATCGGGAGCTGGCCCACGCTGAAGCGATGGTTGGACGAGGGGCAGGAGGATGCGGCGTTCCTGGAGCAGTTGCGCGCGGCGGCTCGGCAGTGGCAGGCGAAGTCTCGGGACAGCGGGTTGCTGTGGCGGGGGGAGATGGCGGATGAGGCGCGGCGTTTCCAGCGTCGCTACCGGGGGGAGCTGCCGGAGTCGCAGCGGGCGTTCCTGGACGCGGTGGGGGCGCAGGCGACGCGGATGGCGCGGGTGAAGCGGGCGTTCATCGTGGGGGCGGTGGCGCTGGTGTCCATGCTGTTCGCGGCGGCGGCGGTGACGCTGGTGTTCATCCGGGAGGCGCAGCAGGAGGCCGAGCACCAGGCCCTCATCGCGCTGCGCGCGGAGGCGACGGCGCGCAACGCGGAGTTCTTGGCGAAGCGCTCGGAGGCGGACGCGCAGGCGCGGCTCGCCGAGGTGCGCGCCAAGGAGGAGGACCGGCAGGCGGCGCAGTCCCGCGCCGAGGAGGCCAGCGCGCAGGTCGAGGCGACCAACGAGACGCTGGTGCTGCGCAACTCCGAGCTGCTCACCGCGCTGAAGCGGGCGAAGTGGGCGCGCTTCCATGCGAACACGGCGATGCGGAAGGCCGAGCAGAGCGCGTTGATTGCGCGGCAGGCGCGCGCCGAGGCGGAGCGTCTGTTGCAGCGCGAGCAGGAGCGGACGCTGCGGATTCAGTCGACGCTCGGAAGCCCTTTCATCGAAACGCTGAAGTGA
- a CDS encoding lysylphosphatidylglycerol synthase transmembrane domain-containing protein has product MKRAVKLAASLLVTLVFLWWAFRDTDWGTQLTSLKSANYIWLLPYFGCLLGIHVFRTLRWGSLLSGLERVPFRKLNEASAIGFMMLLVLPFRLGEFARPFLIAQRSSIRRSAAMTSVVLERIVDGLFVAASMRVLLFFVPTETPEVRYVKLGSWLMFAVFGGGLLFLLFGLWQQERTVRLVRATVGRFAPALSDKVADIVDTFVGAMRQLPDAKQVALFFLFTVGYWGLNGFGMMLLANAFDCSGVAAGTVCQPMELSLFQAYVVLCVLVVGVMIPAAPGMVGTFQAACKVGLSLFLPATVVNAGGLAYANVLWMAQTAQTVGLGLLLMSLGHMSFKDIAGKLEKEGEAAAPTA; this is encoded by the coding sequence GTGAAACGCGCCGTCAAGCTCGCAGCCAGCCTGCTCGTCACCCTCGTCTTCCTCTGGTGGGCCTTCCGGGACACGGACTGGGGGACGCAGCTCACCAGCCTCAAGTCGGCCAACTACATCTGGTTGCTGCCGTACTTCGGTTGCCTGCTGGGCATCCACGTCTTCCGCACGCTGCGCTGGGGCAGCCTCTTGTCGGGCCTGGAGCGGGTGCCCTTCCGCAAGCTCAACGAGGCCTCCGCCATCGGCTTCATGATGCTGCTGGTGCTGCCCTTCCGCCTGGGCGAGTTCGCCCGGCCCTTCCTCATCGCCCAGCGCAGCTCCATCCGCCGCAGCGCGGCCATGACGTCCGTGGTGCTCGAGCGCATCGTCGACGGCCTCTTCGTCGCCGCGTCCATGCGGGTGCTGCTCTTCTTCGTGCCCACCGAGACGCCCGAGGTGCGCTACGTCAAGCTGGGCTCGTGGCTGATGTTCGCGGTGTTCGGCGGCGGGCTGCTCTTCCTGCTGTTCGGCCTGTGGCAGCAGGAGCGCACCGTGCGCCTGGTGCGCGCGACGGTGGGCCGCTTCGCGCCGGCGCTCTCCGACAAGGTGGCGGACATCGTCGACACCTTCGTGGGCGCCATGCGGCAGCTGCCGGACGCCAAGCAGGTGGCGCTCTTCTTCCTCTTCACCGTGGGCTACTGGGGCCTCAACGGCTTCGGGATGATGCTGCTCGCCAACGCCTTCGACTGTTCGGGCGTGGCGGCGGGCACCGTGTGTCAGCCGATGGAGCTGTCGCTCTTCCAGGCGTACGTGGTGCTGTGCGTGCTGGTCGTGGGCGTGATGATTCCGGCGGCGCCGGGCATGGTCGGCACCTTCCAGGCGGCGTGCAAGGTGGGCCTGAGCCTCTTCCTGCCCGCCACCGTGGTGAACGCCGGTGGGCTGGCGTACGCCAACGTGCTGTGGATGGCGCAGACGGCGCAGACGGTGGGCCTGGGCCTCCTCCTCATGTCGCTGGGCCACATGTCCTTCAAGGACATCGCGGGCAAGCTGGAGAAGGAAGGCGAGGCGGCGGCCCCCACCGCGTGA
- a CDS encoding NAD(P)H-quinone oxidoreductase has translation MKVIRITTPGGPEVLAEEERPEPVPGPGELRVRVRATALNRADLLQIRGLYPAPPDVAPDVPGLEYAGEVEAVGPRTRRFKVGDRVMGLVGGGAWSDLLLTHEREALPMPEGMDFTDAAALPEAYLTAYDALVLQGGLRPGETVLVHAVASGVGSAAALLCQATGARVVGTGRNAAKLSRASEWGVKHTLVCESSPPRFADEVRALTQGRGADLCLDLVGGDYVPESMQALATKGRMLLVGLVAGASAEVNLGLWLTRRLSITGTVLRSRPLEEKMALVQSAERHLLPLFRSGALRAVVDAVLPRAELAQGLERMARNDSVGKLVVRWG, from the coding sequence ATGAAGGTCATCCGCATCACCACGCCCGGAGGCCCCGAGGTCCTCGCCGAGGAGGAGCGCCCCGAGCCCGTGCCCGGCCCCGGCGAGCTTCGCGTGCGCGTGCGCGCCACGGCCCTCAATCGCGCGGACCTGCTCCAGATTCGCGGGCTCTACCCCGCCCCGCCGGACGTGGCGCCGGACGTCCCAGGCCTCGAGTACGCGGGCGAGGTGGAAGCGGTGGGCCCGCGCACGCGCCGCTTCAAGGTGGGTGACCGGGTGATGGGGCTGGTGGGCGGCGGCGCGTGGTCGGACCTGCTCCTCACCCACGAGCGCGAGGCCCTGCCGATGCCGGAGGGCATGGACTTCACGGACGCCGCGGCGCTGCCGGAGGCGTACCTCACCGCGTACGACGCGCTGGTGCTCCAGGGAGGACTGAGGCCGGGCGAGACGGTGCTGGTGCACGCGGTGGCCAGCGGCGTGGGCTCGGCGGCGGCGCTCTTGTGTCAGGCCACCGGCGCGCGCGTGGTGGGCACCGGGCGCAACGCGGCGAAGCTGTCCCGCGCCTCCGAGTGGGGCGTGAAGCACACGCTCGTGTGCGAGTCCTCGCCGCCGCGCTTCGCGGACGAGGTCCGCGCGCTCACGCAGGGCCGCGGCGCGGACCTGTGTCTGGATCTGGTGGGCGGGGACTACGTGCCCGAGTCCATGCAGGCCCTGGCGACCAAGGGCCGGATGCTGCTCGTGGGGCTGGTGGCGGGCGCGAGCGCGGAGGTCAACCTGGGCCTGTGGCTCACCCGGCGCTTGAGCATCACCGGCACCGTGCTGCGCAGCCGGCCACTCGAGGAGAAGATGGCCCTGGTCCAGAGCGCGGAGCGGCACCTGCTGCCGCTGTTCCGCTCGGGCGCGCTGCGCGCCGTGGTGGACGCGGTGCTGCCCCGGGCCGAGCTCGCCCAGGGCCTGGAGCGCATGGCGCGCAACGACTCGGTGGGCAAGCTGGTGGTGCGCTGGGGTTAA
- a CDS encoding ribbon-helix-helix domain-containing protein: MQDGSASPLSPELAPSPGATETPVDARGPEADIVSTHVLVPEEQVQKLRELARRTRIHQSEYLREAVEDLLGKYGRGAAKPEGQS; the protein is encoded by the coding sequence ATGCAGGATGGAAGCGCCAGCCCCCTGAGCCCCGAGCTTGCCCCGTCACCGGGCGCCACGGAGACGCCCGTCGACGCGCGGGGCCCCGAGGCCGACATCGTCTCCACCCACGTCCTGGTGCCCGAGGAGCAGGTCCAGAAGCTGCGCGAGCTGGCGCGGCGGACCCGTATCCACCAGAGCGAGTACCTGCGCGAGGCGGTGGAGGACCTGCTCGGCAAGTACGGCCGTGGCGCCGCCAAGCCCGAGGGCCAGTCGTGA
- a CDS encoding DNA gyrase inhibitor YacG, with product MSTLSCPICKKPVPPRPENTSFPFCTRRCRAVDLGKWLGEEYRMPDRPSEETEDELPPGSHPDRQREDA from the coding sequence ATGAGCACCCTCTCCTGTCCCATCTGCAAGAAGCCCGTTCCCCCCCGCCCTGAGAACACCTCGTTCCCGTTCTGCACGCGCCGCTGCCGCGCGGTGGACCTGGGCAAGTGGCTGGGGGAGGAGTACCGCATGCCCGACCGCCCGTCCGAGGAGACGGAGGACGAGCTGCCGCCCGGAAGCCATCCCGACCGCCAGCGCGAGGATGCGTGA
- a CDS encoding tetratricopeptide repeat protein, with amino-acid sequence MSVIRSGGPRGRGLAVVVVVLWGMLAQAQRLEAPLEVGGNRPWAQGVPRDEQQAAQALFLEGNERLRESVFVEASRSYRRALRHWNHPAIHYNLALALMNLDQPIEVHKHLESALSHGADPLDSSRYEHARSYKVLLEKQLAWVDVRCDERGALVTLNGQPLFTGPGRYQGLIRPGMHSVIAFKDGYLPTEKRQALMPGERTKLELDLYTEDEVIRYRRRWSAWVPWTVLGAGLVAAGGGGWMHWKANDSFGKFDAEVPPEGGRLSGRLGSLHRQGTWLRTGSIGAYSLGGAATVTGAVLLYLNRQRAYRLNPAEMGPSIVIAPAFGTDSQSIIGTVQF; translated from the coding sequence ATGTCGGTGATTCGAAGCGGGGGCCCGCGTGGACGCGGGCTGGCCGTGGTGGTGGTGGTGCTGTGGGGGATGTTGGCGCAGGCGCAGCGGCTGGAGGCGCCGCTGGAGGTCGGCGGGAATCGCCCCTGGGCGCAGGGGGTGCCTCGGGACGAGCAGCAGGCGGCGCAGGCGCTCTTCCTGGAGGGGAACGAGCGGCTGCGGGAGTCGGTCTTCGTCGAGGCCAGCCGGAGCTATCGGCGGGCGTTGCGACACTGGAACCATCCGGCGATTCATTACAACCTGGCGCTGGCGTTGATGAACCTGGACCAGCCCATCGAGGTGCACAAGCACCTGGAGTCGGCGCTGAGCCATGGGGCGGACCCGCTCGATTCGAGCCGGTATGAGCATGCGCGCTCGTACAAGGTGCTGCTCGAGAAGCAGCTGGCCTGGGTGGACGTGCGGTGTGACGAGCGGGGGGCCCTCGTCACGTTGAATGGCCAGCCGCTGTTCACGGGGCCTGGGAGGTATCAGGGACTCATCCGGCCCGGGATGCACAGCGTGATTGCCTTCAAGGACGGGTATCTGCCGACGGAGAAGCGCCAGGCCCTGATGCCCGGGGAGCGGACGAAGCTCGAGCTGGATTTGTATACGGAGGATGAGGTCATCCGGTACCGGCGCCGGTGGTCCGCGTGGGTGCCGTGGACCGTGCTCGGCGCGGGATTGGTGGCGGCGGGCGGGGGTGGGTGGATGCACTGGAAGGCGAATGATTCCTTCGGGAAGTTCGATGCGGAAGTCCCCCCAGAAGGAGGCCGTCTCTCGGGACGACTCGGCTCACTGCACCGCCAGGGAACATGGCTCCGAACGGGCTCGATTGGAGCCTACTCGCTGGGAGGCGCCGCGACGGTGACGGGGGCGGTCCTGCTCTATCTCAATCGGCAACGTGCATACCGACTCAATCCCGCGGAGATGGGGCCGTCCATCGTCATCGCGCCTGCATTTGGCACGGATTCGCAGAGCATCATCGGCACCGTCCAGTTCTAA
- a CDS encoding WD40 domain-containing protein: MRTLFNDASGLMDTSLYTVGGTVQAGGGVYLERRADPEMLALCRAGTFAFVLTARQMGKSSLMVRTAEALFDEGIRSVIIDLTRIGKQVTSDQWYVGLLVVIQEQLGLSTDAAEWWGQYGDQGPVQRLTRFLEEVVLTEVKERVTVFVDEIDTTLGMGFTDDFYAAIRYLYNARARNAELVRLSFVLVGVASPGDLIQDERRTPFNLGQRVELTDFTLEEAAPLAVGLGSTLEEGRRVLEWAMAWTGGHPYLTQRLCQALVDHHEQGMGNWSRLDVDRVVERTFFSERSFQDNNLVFVRDMLTRRAPDPERVLRTYQDVRRGWRVRDEDRSLIKAHLKLSGVVCQAKGMLRVRNAIYERVFTVSWAGSMLPVDWRIVRYAILGLVVTGFIVLLPAAVLLNGQLGDAEKARATAEHNSRVSVQARQEAEADANLTRTEANRDRQRAREEAEQIKQAAQDEQRIARAEVARSHLEVARLQREAWDAEAKKEQAEREIAAAKAEAASKLREAFSYVFLNKADATLRETSSALAMSAALAVEAVRRHESSAAMDLLIRSVLQLRRPDTASLEHAGNVLSVAFSPDGSFLLTAGEDMTARVWGMADKRPREVLLHEDAVTAVAISRDGRLAATSSDGGALRLWNTKTWKSVGELLAHDGGINALAFSPDGTRVATAGEDLTVRMWSTVNGKPLGEPLQHRSRITTLAFSPDGTTLATGSTNKTVLFWDVGTGKRVLKGLLQKARITSVAFSPDGNVLAIASEDKIARLVEVVTRRELMSFRHDKAVTSVTFSRDGGRVATASEDKTARLWDVVTGQQLMLMPHLYRVNSVALSSDGKTMATATEGRRALLWSLAPSAPLIHLPHGSPGRMALFSQDGRYVTTVGEDGRARFWNAATGTPLLGPLPRGVEIPRIHASQDGDPRVTLIESLRLKHDQSMGAIPVAGRESMGNAEEGVWVAAEAERLPGSQGPEMKTPVSNRGGKGPPQLDGNGVMQFLSLPADAQLSSPRPGGQGIADFHEGRAIVATTGNDNTARIWDASSGAPLGRPLKHALYVTALAFNRDGRILATGSEDSLARLWDVATGTELQKMRHDKTVTQVAFSPDGELLATSSEDGSVRLWNVSTGRRIAMLPVDSPVRSVTIHPDGSRLATVSEDGIVRLWPVKTADWIDLVCSLLPRNLKPEEWPADVREVVPYQKTCDRLP, translated from the coding sequence ATGCGAACCCTGTTCAACGACGCGAGCGGGCTGATGGACACCAGCCTGTACACGGTGGGCGGGACGGTGCAGGCCGGTGGCGGCGTCTACCTGGAGCGGCGAGCGGACCCGGAGATGCTGGCGTTGTGCCGGGCGGGGACCTTCGCGTTCGTGCTGACGGCCCGGCAGATGGGCAAGTCGAGCTTGATGGTGCGCACGGCGGAGGCGCTCTTCGATGAGGGGATTCGCTCGGTCATCATCGACCTGACGCGCATCGGGAAGCAGGTGACGTCGGACCAGTGGTACGTGGGGCTGCTGGTGGTCATCCAGGAGCAGCTCGGGTTGAGCACCGACGCGGCCGAGTGGTGGGGGCAGTATGGGGATCAGGGGCCGGTGCAGCGACTGACGCGGTTCCTGGAGGAGGTGGTGCTCACGGAGGTGAAGGAGCGGGTGACGGTGTTCGTCGATGAAATCGACACCACGCTCGGCATGGGCTTCACCGACGACTTCTACGCGGCCATCCGCTACCTGTACAACGCGCGGGCGCGCAACGCGGAGCTGGTGCGACTGTCGTTCGTGCTCGTGGGGGTGGCGTCGCCGGGAGACCTCATCCAGGACGAGAGGCGCACCCCGTTCAACCTGGGGCAGCGCGTGGAGTTGACGGACTTCACGCTCGAGGAGGCCGCGCCGCTGGCGGTGGGGTTGGGCAGCACGCTCGAGGAGGGACGCCGGGTCCTCGAATGGGCCATGGCGTGGACGGGGGGACATCCGTACCTCACGCAGCGGCTGTGTCAGGCGTTGGTCGACCACCATGAGCAGGGCATGGGGAACTGGTCCCGCCTGGATGTAGACCGGGTGGTGGAGCGGACGTTCTTCTCGGAGCGGAGCTTCCAGGACAACAACCTGGTGTTCGTCCGGGACATGCTGACGCGCCGGGCGCCGGACCCGGAGCGGGTGCTTCGGACGTATCAGGATGTCCGACGGGGATGGCGGGTGCGCGACGAGGACCGCTCGTTGATCAAGGCGCACCTCAAGCTGTCGGGCGTGGTCTGCCAGGCGAAGGGGATGCTTCGGGTCCGCAATGCCATCTACGAGCGGGTCTTCACCGTGTCGTGGGCGGGGAGCATGCTCCCCGTGGACTGGCGGATCGTGCGGTATGCCATTCTCGGGTTGGTGGTGACGGGCTTCATCGTGCTGCTGCCGGCGGCAGTGCTCTTGAATGGTCAGCTCGGGGATGCAGAGAAGGCGCGCGCCACCGCGGAGCACAATAGCCGGGTGTCTGTTCAGGCGCGTCAAGAAGCGGAGGCCGACGCGAATTTGACGCGGACAGAGGCCAACAGGGATCGTCAGCGAGCCAGGGAGGAAGCCGAACAAATCAAACAGGCGGCGCAGGACGAGCAACGTATCGCCAGGGCGGAGGTGGCACGAAGCCACCTGGAGGTGGCGCGATTACAGCGCGAAGCGTGGGATGCGGAGGCGAAGAAGGAACAGGCAGAGCGAGAGATTGCCGCGGCGAAGGCCGAGGCCGCATCGAAGCTGCGCGAAGCCTTCTCCTACGTCTTCCTGAACAAGGCGGATGCGACGCTGCGAGAAACATCCTCTGCCTTGGCGATGAGTGCCGCCCTTGCCGTGGAGGCCGTGAGACGCCATGAATCCTCGGCCGCCATGGACCTGCTCATCCGCTCGGTCCTCCAGCTTCGTCGTCCCGATACTGCCTCCCTGGAGCACGCGGGAAACGTCCTGAGCGTGGCTTTCAGTCCGGATGGGAGCTTCCTGCTGACCGCGGGGGAGGACATGACGGCTCGCGTCTGGGGGATGGCCGACAAGAGGCCGCGAGAAGTGCTCCTCCATGAAGACGCCGTCACCGCGGTGGCCATCAGCCGTGATGGCAGGTTGGCGGCGACTTCCAGTGACGGTGGCGCCCTGCGCCTGTGGAACACGAAGACCTGGAAGTCGGTCGGGGAGTTGTTGGCCCACGATGGCGGAATCAACGCGCTGGCCTTCAGTCCGGACGGAACCCGCGTTGCCACCGCGGGTGAGGACCTGACCGTGCGCATGTGGAGCACGGTCAATGGCAAACCCCTCGGAGAACCGCTGCAACATCGGAGTCGAATCACGACGCTCGCTTTCAGCCCGGATGGAACGACGCTGGCTACGGGCAGCACGAACAAGACGGTGCTCTTCTGGGATGTGGGAACTGGGAAACGCGTACTCAAGGGCCTCCTGCAGAAGGCGCGCATCACCTCCGTGGCATTCAGTCCGGATGGCAACGTCCTGGCCATCGCCAGTGAGGACAAGATTGCCAGGCTCGTGGAAGTCGTCACGAGGCGGGAGTTGATGTCATTTCGCCATGACAAAGCCGTGACGTCGGTGACCTTCAGCCGAGATGGGGGGCGTGTGGCGACCGCGAGCGAGGACAAGACCGCGCGATTGTGGGACGTCGTTACCGGACAGCAATTGATGCTGATGCCTCATCTGTATCGGGTCAACTCCGTGGCCTTGAGTTCTGATGGGAAGACGATGGCCACCGCGACCGAAGGACGGCGCGCGCTGCTCTGGAGCCTTGCTCCAAGCGCTCCGCTCATCCACCTCCCCCATGGCTCGCCTGGGCGAATGGCCCTCTTCAGTCAGGATGGGCGATACGTGACCACCGTCGGCGAGGATGGCAGGGCGCGCTTCTGGAACGCCGCAACGGGCACCCCTCTCTTGGGGCCGCTGCCCCGGGGCGTCGAAATACCGAGAATCCATGCGAGCCAGGATGGGGACCCGAGAGTCACGCTCATCGAATCCCTTCGGTTGAAGCATGACCAATCCATGGGAGCCATCCCGGTTGCTGGTCGAGAATCCATGGGAAATGCGGAGGAAGGCGTTTGGGTCGCTGCCGAAGCGGAGCGACTGCCTGGGAGTCAGGGTCCAGAGATGAAAACGCCGGTGTCGAACCGGGGTGGCAAGGGTCCGCCTCAGCTGGATGGAAATGGTGTCATGCAATTCTTGTCGCTTCCAGCTGATGCGCAGTTGTCCAGCCCTCGCCCTGGCGGCCAGGGTATTGCGGATTTCCATGAGGGGCGAGCGATTGTCGCGACGACGGGCAATGACAATACGGCCCGAATCTGGGACGCGTCCAGTGGCGCACCCTTGGGACGCCCCTTGAAGCACGCTCTCTATGTCACGGCGCTGGCCTTCAACCGTGACGGTCGCATCCTGGCAACAGGCAGCGAGGACAGCCTCGCCCGCTTATGGGACGTTGCCACGGGGACGGAACTGCAGAAGATGCGGCATGACAAAACCGTGACCCAGGTGGCTTTCAGCCCGGATGGCGAACTCCTGGCCACTTCCAGCGAGGACGGCTCCGTCCGACTGTGGAATGTCTCGACGGGTCGTCGGATCGCAATGCTGCCCGTCGACAGTCCTGTCCGGAGCGTCACCATCCATCCGGACGGTTCACGGCTCGCCACGGTCAGCGAGGACGGCATCGTGCGGCTGTGGCCCGTGAAGACGGCGGACTGGATCGACCTTGTCTGTTCATTGTTGCCGCGCAACCTGAAGCCCGAGGAGTGGCCCGCGGACGTACGAGAGGTCGTGCCGTACCAGAAAACGTGCGACCGATTGCCGTAA
- a CDS encoding tyrosine-protein phosphatase has product MKGYVDLHCHLLPGVDDGARTLEDALEMARALVDLGFSTVAPSPHARPEYAPVDVVEARLAELKAALERERIPLTLGRNAENVLDDAFLRALGTPTARMLGAGKVTLVELPYTAPVPALPDILFRIRTKGVVPLIAHPERCVEFERKGRAAEAVRTGARLQLDVGALIGRYGPTAKKLARAFLDEGLYAVAATDLHGPVGARDWVGRSLAELVSRVGEQTASQLLRDHPFRLLAGESLESDQD; this is encoded by the coding sequence GTGAAGGGCTACGTCGACCTGCACTGCCACCTGCTGCCCGGCGTGGATGACGGCGCGCGCACGCTGGAGGACGCGCTGGAGATGGCGAGGGCGCTGGTCGACCTGGGCTTCTCCACCGTCGCGCCCAGCCCCCACGCCCGGCCCGAGTATGCGCCCGTGGACGTGGTGGAGGCCCGCCTCGCCGAGCTGAAGGCCGCCCTGGAGCGCGAGCGCATCCCCCTGACGCTCGGCCGCAACGCGGAGAACGTGCTGGACGACGCCTTCCTGCGCGCCCTGGGAACGCCCACTGCGCGCATGCTGGGCGCAGGGAAGGTGACGCTGGTGGAGCTGCCCTACACCGCGCCCGTGCCCGCGCTGCCGGACATCCTGTTCCGCATCCGCACCAAGGGCGTGGTGCCGCTCATCGCCCATCCGGAGCGCTGCGTGGAGTTCGAGCGCAAGGGGCGCGCCGCCGAGGCCGTCCGCACCGGCGCCCGGCTCCAGCTCGACGTGGGGGCGCTCATCGGCCGCTATGGCCCCACCGCGAAGAAGCTGGCCCGCGCCTTCCTGGACGAGGGGCTCTACGCCGTCGCCGCCACGGACCTCCACGGGCCGGTGGGGGCCCGGGACTGGGTGGGGCGCTCGCTGGCGGAGCTCGTCAGCCGGGTGGGGGAACAGACGGCCAGCCAGCTCCTGCGGGACCACCCATTCCGCCTGCTGGCCGGAGAGTCGCTGGAGTCCGACCAGGACTGA